Part of the Gadus chalcogrammus isolate NIFS_2021 chromosome 22, NIFS_Gcha_1.0, whole genome shotgun sequence genome is shown below.
GAAACAGCTGGATACTCTGAAAACGTGAAAAGAAGAGGAACAAAAAGATGCTTAAAAACACGCTGGGCTACTCCCCCATCCCAATTCATTTAGACACAATGTTTCAAGAAGAGCCTCGAAACATTGAGCCAGTTCACCGggttcattcattattaattgatTGTGATATTACGACTTCAGCCACTTTACTTCAAGTGCTCGCTCTTAGCTCTGACGCCGTCAAATCACATTGGAAATTTGCATCTGCAATGATGCGATAGAGAATTCCCAAGAGGTAAAGGGGTAGAACAGGGACATGAAGTGATCCAGCCTCCTACCTCTGCTGGATGGGGCACTTCCAGAACGGTCTCGGCGGGGGCTTTGACCAGAATCACCGTCTGTTCCCTCAAACTTGGGATCGTTTTCACATCCTCATATGACAGATACAGAAATGTGGGTCCAAGGGTCAAGGATATACACCCGGGTAATTTGCCTGGTTAGGATACATACATCATGCCTTGAAgccatttgataaaaaaaacaaggaagaGCAAATGCACAAGATTGGACTAGAAAAGGATATTTCTCGCTGATCTCATCTTCCCACATGTGGTCGACGTGCTCCAGGGCGGTCTCTATCAACTCATCCAGCTTCTTCTCCGCGTCCTCGAGGATCTGGACTTCGCGGCCCAGCTTAGCCTTTAAATCAGGGCCCCTGCGCATACAACCTCCAGGGGTTCAGCCAACGGGGTGACATTCTCTACCCAAGTCACCGGGGCCAATGAACATCCTGACCACAGCGTGTTTGTACAAAGCGAGGAGCACTTACGTCGACTGTACGGTGTACTTGGACGTCCTGAAGAGTACCCCTGCGCCCATAAGGACGTTTGTGATGTCGAGGACGCTTCTAATGCGGACGCCGAGGGACATCCACGCCTTATTCATGTCCAGTATGCCTTCTGCAGAGCCTTCCACCATCGCCCATAAGGCCCTTGTCCTCCGGAAGAGGGCTGAATTGCGCCTTGCCTGGAGAATAGAAGACATTAAGAAGATGGTTACTATAGTAATGAACAAGTAGCTCATACATACTGACATGTAGCTCATACATATTTTTGATTATCAGTCTCAAATGTTTCCTGTATTTGGCTAAATGACGATTCCTTTTGTTGTGGGTGCTTGGAGGTTTCACCTTTTAAACCATTCCATCATGCTCTTGATGCAGTGATGGCCTGTTTCTTACCCTGTAGTCTCTTTAGACCAAACTTAAACTAACCATGTCAACGTAACGTTTACGCGAATGAATTGAACAACGGCTTTTCCAACTTGTATGAATGATAGAGAAAATTGTACTGCCACAACTGACTAGTgaataattaaacattaaataaaataaaagaccaTACTTGCGTCGCATTTGGGGGTCGCCCCCTGCGAGGTATCCTGAAGTCAGGATCAGCCTCGTCCAGCTCCACGCCTTGTTGGCCTTCACAGGAAGATATTAGAAATACGTTTCTTAGACAGTTGTTAAAAAGACACAATGTATAACTAAGTTAGAACACTTTGTGAGGATTGGCCCAATAAAGAACGAAGCCTCATCGATGTACCTCCTGCGCGTCTCTGAACGATCATGTTTGAACACAAGTCACAATGGAATCACGCAGTGGAACTATTGCGGATGGCTGGGGACCAAACCATGCTGGTGTTTTGACCCATTTCCAATAACAAATTTACCTTTTGCGCCCACTGTACTCACTTCATGTGTATGAAAAATTCTTATACTTTGATGATACGCTGACCAATTAACCTCCCAAGTGTGCGGCCATGTTTGGAGCGCTGCGCTCAAACCATGTacgtgtaaaaaaaacatggatgaGCAGTAATTGGTCAAATGGATTGATTTAAACGTTGGTGTTGAATCGTTTCAACAAAGTATGACGACAGAAATAGAACAAACTAACCCCTTGGCCGAGCTGCAGAAGTGATCATGTCAGTGATGTTGGAGAGGAAGCAACTATAGTATCCACGCACGCAGGCATATTATACGTCTTTGGATATACATCCCATTTCCCATATTACTCTGCGACGGACTCGCTCTAAAAACTACACACGCTAGAATTGTGGTAGGATACGCAGGCAGATGGATGGGGGGCTTCCGGTAGAGGGACATCAGTTTCCGTTCCATGTTTCGTcagataaaataaagtaaaatacgttaaaatacaattaaaaacattcgTCTCCTTGTAATCTTGAAACATTCTCGCTTCGGATACTGTAAAATGGCTAACAACCTCATGGCAATTTTAGAAAGGAAATTGCGTTCCTGTAGCCCGGTATAACGGTACAATCCATGACCCTCTCTCAGCCTACAGCTACGTTTCAGGATGTTGTAGTGGCCGCCCACCAATCGTCACAGCGCCGTGTTACATGGCAATGATGAGATGACATCATAAAACACTCAAATAACGAGAACATTTTATTAgaaacattacaatatttttttatacaaaaaaaatcaattataGCCATACGAATAAACGTAGCAAGGCATGTAGGCCAATGTCGGTGGTAAGATGGTAAACTTTATTTATCTTACTTATAGAACAGGTAGCCTACTACTGTTTTCACAGTATTTTTTCAAAGGTTTTGGTTGAAGGTTCAATCATGCCAATTTAACGTTGggaacacaaaaaagaaaagtgtaaAGAATAAAGAGTATAATTTTTAGGCTTTATCGACCACGTGGGGCTGTGCCTTTTCCTTTCATTTAACCACAAAAGATTACCTGGCCATTTACCAAGTGACATCCTAAATATGTCATAGTAAACTAGTTGTTGAATCAAAATTACACCACAAGGACAAGATAATTGACGACACCTTTAATCATCATCAAACCTAATCTTCTTCCCCTGGAAAGCCTGGATTTGTCCTTGCTCTTTCCTCTTCTTGCTGGCTTCCCATGATGGATGCAGGGACTGCCCTTCTGGCTGATTGGAATTAAAACCTGCACCACTGCGATCTGGTAGTCTGGAACCACGGCCCCTTCCCCGACCACCTCCACTTTCCCTTTCCCTTCCTCTCGCAGTGAAGTCCCTTCCCCGGTCTTTGGATCCGAAAGGTCTACTTTTAAAGTCACGTTTCGCGTTGCTGAAATCGGATTCTCCggtgtcccctctctcccgggAATTGAACCTGGGAGGCCTGCTGTCAAATCCACCACCTCTCATCCCCCCACGGCCACCGCCTCTCATCCCCCGACCTCTACCGTCCCTCATTCCCCGACTGCCACCGAATCTatctcctctgcctctgccacCGAACCCCTGTCTgcccccatcaccatcaccatcaccgctCTCTGACCGGGAAAGGGACTGGCAGAAGACAGATGTAAACTTGGACCCTTGGGAATCACTGGGACGTGGCTCCAGCTCAGCAGGGCTCTCTGGTTCTGAAGGGGTGTCCTTCACCCCGCTCttcgttttcttcttctttttgaaCTTGCTCACTTTTCCTAAGAAGAAGTCATCGTCGCCATCACTCTCCGACTGAGAGGACCTCTTGTGGAAACGCTCCTCTGTGCTGTCGTCAAAGTACTCCTTTGGTGCTTCCTCGTCAGAGGACTCTATGTCGctctcgtcgtcgtcgtcgtctccTGACATTTTCTGATTTGATTCAAGGTCAGGCTTAAGATTTGGTCTTTTGTACCCCACTTTGCTCAGTGGTTTCTTAAGAACCTTGGCCTCAGAGTACTTGGTCGACGTTTCCACCTCAGAGCCATTGTCACTCTCTGGTGACCTCATACTGTTGgactcctcatcctcatcagaCTGCAAATcactgtcgtcgtcgtcgtcatcatcatcatcatcatcatcatcatcatcgtcgtcgtcgtcgtcgtcgtcttttTCCTCCACTCCTTGGTGCACTTTCAGGTCACTCTTTGACAGTGATGAACCCTTGTGTAGTGACACTTCTATGGCGTCATCGTCTGACTCCTCTTCACCTGCTCCCTCTAATGATGCGGTGGGCTGCTTTGAGATGGTgacctctctcttcttctcggTGACCTTACTATGTGTGTCAATTTTCACAACCATTTGGCTGGCATCGTCCATGGCTTTAGCGCCCTccgatggtggtggtgactTTATGTGAAAGACTACCTTGCATTTTTCCAAGCAACTCTTTCCGGTGTCGTCTTCCATGGCCAAAGTCTTTTCTTTTGCAGTAGTGTGATTCGTCTTCCTTTCCATAACTTtactctgttgtgttttattcacTGCAGATTTGCGGTTTCTCGGCATTCCTTTTTTCAAGGGCTCGGTAACCTTACCAATTTTTCGGCTCCCTGAAACCCCAGACAAGTCTCTGTTTTGAGTAGTGGTCACTTCAGAACCGTCGCCCCCtatttcttccttctcctcacAGCCACCCATTTCCTGTTCTttactctcctcttcctcctccattttctttctttgcgTTAGTTCATCAGCATCTGCAATCTTAGGTTTACCCCTTCCTTTTTTAGACCTTTCCTCCCTGAAAGCTTTCACAGCTAATTTAATAGTCGCAATCCTCTTGCTGAACTGAGGGTGGCTGGCTATTCTGGCAATGGCTCGGTCGGTAACCGAAGAGGCTGGGTTTTTACAAACCACATCAAATTGGATCTCCTGCTGCAAGGCTATCTTGGTCACCTATCAGAAAAAAAAGATCACTCACATTAAAGTCATCATTATAAAAAGTTAATAATTGAAATAACATTATAACCTTCAATTGCTATACATTTAAGGTATATGTTCTCATCGCAATCTTTTTCCAGTGTGACCCACGATGAGTTTCTACCCTAAGTGTAACGACAACGTTTGAGCTTGATGTACAGGAGAGCAAGGCAACGTCCATCCCTGGGTGAAGCTACAGGAATGGATAAAAGCAGAACCTACCACGTCTGGTTTAAGGGCCTTCATCTCATGGATCTCTTCCACCATTCGTTCGGCTCTCCTCTGGTTCTTCTGCACCTCGTTCTCttttcccttcttcttcttcagagcAGCGATCTGTCGCGTCAGCTTCCTGATGAGCAGCCCCCTTACCCTGCTCACCTCCTTCCTCATCAATACCACCTCGTTGTTGAGGTTCATCCGCGAAGTGTTATCCTTCTTTGGTTCACGCAAAgccattttcttttttccctGCGTGGCCTTGGgctctttctccgtctcctctTCACCAACATCAACATCCTTTTCACCACTGCCGTCGTCGTCGTTTTcggcgtcctcctcctcctcctcagcctccttctccacctgctTTTCCTCAGTTGACACTTCTTCCTCAAGCTTTTCCTTGGAAAGAGTCTATGGAAACAGAATGCATAGTGATGAACTATTGTTAAAACTAGGGATGGGACATAAAATCGGATTATTCGTTCCCGAGGGGCAAAGTCGgtttttaacatttggaccgttaattttttttcccattcaaataaacaagaattaacGAACGGAACTAATGTTGGACACCttgaagggcattatcccgcttataccatggtcacttgccaaagaaaataaatgaagaccattcatttatattttcatgcgtttacaatccaaatataaagttgttcacaagccataactttgtttccctggtaacgcctgaggccTTTGACTAATtcctggaacaatcattaccctcccgtaaagTTCCTATGCAACAGAAACGTTGTTCAtaccagtaaataggacggaccttagcttcgacttggcaacgggaggtattctagtccgttcagctatgagccagagctAACGCTATGCAttgaacatatttataattcgaaatacATCCCAGCCTTTATATCAGATACTATGGAGTCTAGAGCATATAACCacgtctgattacagtttaattcattttacaCAATTAGCCAGCTcccgttttgaaggctgaacagacaatttgactggaactacttagcaggtatTTGTTTATTTGCGTTTAAGATATTAAGGAATTTCTTGCCGATTATCCATGGCTGCatttgtgaatgtcggcacacatcgaataattgattattcgttcataccatccactgattattcgaccatgaaaaatttgagttattcacatccctagttataacaatttatttaacaaacactgcACAACAGAGAAAAAAAGTGATTATTTTAAAATGGAAACAGATGGGCTTCACATCATAACTATTTACACAGTGATGTCTGGGAGCAGCTCCTCACTAAAATATTCTTTCTTAAAACATCCAATCTGTTGACCTTTTTAATATGCCAACAAGGAAAAACAATACAGCAGACAACAAGGCTGCGAATTACATGAAAAGAGAATGCTGCTCATGGCCATACCTCAGCTGtgttctcctcgctctctcgctcagtAAACAGATCGGTCTCGATGGCCTTTTCTTCCGCTTCTTCCTGTCTTGCTTCAGCACAAGGAACCACTTGCTCGGCCAAGTCCTCTGTGGAAGTCTGCTGTCATAAAAACCACCAGTGATGGGAAAAGGGCTAACGGAACAACATtcaacatacatttacatttagggcatttagcagacgcttttatacaaagcgacttacaataagtacatttgtcataagaagtgcaacaatatatcgctgttggtacaggatgttcatagaaccaagtgcaagtacaacaatcgctaggctaaccaattccccgtgttacagcaatgatagcagcaactgcagttgctacacagttaagtactataatacaacacaacacaatacaatgttcaatggtggccagaagggggagggtggctatgcagagtcggggtggactctgaacaggtgagtctcgagtctttttcggaagatagtgagcgactctgagGTTCATAAGCGCACAGCCATAAGCTTGtgggtacccttatgtttttgtttgaaCTATAATGTAATTACAGGCAATAACTTGAAAACCCTGCACTCCGTATGAAACATATTATCACTTGTCGCCCTACGTCTTCACATGCTGACACCAAAGCGGACAACTGGGTATGAAActacattgttgttttttaattactTTTCATTGTCCTCTCGAATGTCTGAAATACCAGCACTAGCAATAATTGAAACCAGCATTCTATTCGGATACGTTTGAAGACAATTTAGTGAGTGTACCTTGGAAATTTCCTGTTGCTCCGGAATATTCTCACTCATCTCTGAATTCTGTGATATCTTCTCGCACTCTTTTTCCCCCACCTCAATCAGCTTTATCTCCTCTGTTGATGTAATCTGCAGGATTATGACAGAAAACAAATGAcgatattttaaaatgaaagcacTGTGAAATTAATAATCGATGGCCAATTTCGTCAGCATATAAAGTCTAGATGTACGTACGTATTTTCCTCTTGGTATAGACAAATAGCACAGTGTAGAATCAGAAACCAGTATTCAATTCGGATACGTTTGAAGACAATTTAGTGAGTGTACCTTGAAAACATTCTCACTCATCTCTGTATTCTGTGACATCTTGGCACACTCCTTTTCCCCCACGTCAATCACCGTTATCTCCTCGGTTGATGTCATCTGCGGAAATATGacagtaaacaaaaaacaaagcacTATGAAATTCATAATTGATGACCAATCCACATCAAAACCTATAAATGTTGTCATCACGTATTTGACTATTCAGTTAGCTGAATAATTCGTTTTTCTCCAGTAACTTTAAACGTGGGGGAGCCGTGTGGAGCCAGGCATGGACTTGTAAAGGCCTTATGGTTTGTACACGAGAAACGACAACCTCGCATACCGTAAGAAAACAATATTATTTACAGGATGCAATATACCAACCTTAAATCCCCGTGTTTAAAAGAAGCATTTAGAAAATAAAGGTATAAACGTCGGGTGCATGCATGGTCCTATGTTGTGGAGGCAGCCATTTATCTGACGTCAATGACGTTGTATGTGACGCTTCACGTCAGAATGCGACGCACTGTTTCGTGAAAGGGGGAGGGCCTTCCACTgactgtttttatttatttctttgtttcatgtgcataaaacaaatacaatggGTAAAAATTGAAGAACCGCTCATAGTAGCATGACTGTATAACATTTCCGTTGCATTTACCAGAGCGGTATCAGAGGTGAATCAACAGGGGGAGGATGAAGCGGCGCAATGCGGACTGCAGCAAACTCCGACGGCCGTTAAAACGGAACAGAATTACCGAGGGTATATATAGCAGGTACGCAAAAAGGGGGCTTGATGGatgttattgtataacaatggcGCCCCTTAAGAAATCTAAAGACAGCAATGGCAGCATCCGTCTTGTTCAAAGAGCTACCGCGATTGTATTGACAGTAGGACACCTTGAATGAATGCTTCTACGTTACAGTATTACAGGCCGGATTCATCGTATCATCTCATTCATGATATTTTACCAACGGCAATATCGTGCCATCtcaattttattattattaattattatggtATTGAGCTTGGTCCGGTGTCAGGATTTGCCTGGTAATTTTTTTAACTGACGTTCTGTATCAGACCTGGGAGGTTAAAACCCCAACGGTCACACGGTGTGTTATTGAGAGAACAATGCACGAGCTTCAGAGCACCGTGGATCTCCAGTCCACGCGTTTTAATAGACTTCGGGGTTTCTACACCATGTAGTTTAAATACCGTGTATAACAATGTTTCTCCTCCAACAAATATATCATTTTACATTTGAACATGGTTTTGTCGCTGCAACAGGCACAATACCAACTGGAATATTCTCTCTTATTCGGCTTTTGTATAATGTCATTgcaacagtaggcctacattatagGTGGTTTTTCAGCGTGAATATTGGGTCAATGTAAGCCCGGGGCTCTATAATGAATGTTATTGTCAAGCCAGAAAAGTGAAAGCAGCTGTGCATGTTAAAGCGACATGCCTATACATGCTCTTCCATAGGTCCTGACTCCTATTTTCTCTTGCTTGTTCAAATAGGACCACTAttcacatactcatacacattGCAAGCGAAGTAACGTGCTTTAGTGAAATCCCCTTCACAATATTGATGTTACTTTTTGAAAATATGATGCAAGTTTACATCTACACTCTATAGAGCTTCACAAGCTGTAATACTCACAGTGCAATTGTTGTGTCTGTCCCTGTCTAATCCAGACTGTTcgttgttctttctctctcttctcagtACTTTCCTATACCTGAAGTTCCTGGTAGTGTGGGTGTTGGTGCTGCTAGCAGACTTTGTACTGGAGTTCAGGTTTGAGTACCTGTGGCCCTTCTGGCTTTTCATCAGAAGTGTCTACGACTCGTTCAGATACCAGGGGCTGGTAAGAGATGTCTTTGTGTCTTTCAGTTTAGTTCCATTTTGGGGAGGAAATCATTTATAACTAATTTTCTATTGTCTCTGAATTTTTGGTTTCCTCCCTCAGGCCTTCTCggtgttctttgtgtgtgtagcgtTTACGTCCGACATCATCtgcctcctcttcatccccgTCCAGTGGCTGTTCTTTGCCGCTAGCACCTACGTATGGGTCCAGTATGTCTGGCACACAGGTCAGTGTCCTCCCCTCACTGCCATTCTCTCAATATAGAAATGACATTCCGCAAGGTGACCTCCATGCTAAATTCTAATGGTACTATCTAGATAAGGGACTACTGCATTGGGGCAGTGTAGTATCAAGGGTCTTCATTATCTAGGTTCTGGTTGTGATTCCCAATTTCTGCATCCTACCTACCTGACCTATCTTAGCTAGAGACCCAACCTCCTGGTCCTTAATGTCCCGTAATGTTGCGTAGGTCAAGTGGTATAGAACAAAATCAACACTGCCAGGATGACGGGGCCGATTCCCCCTGCGGCCAATGGCATTTCAAGATGCTTTGGACCAAAGTGGCCACCAAATGTCATATTTATCAATGAAAGCATCTCCATGGTGATATATACTAACATTGGAAATCGATAGCAATCAATGTTCTTCCTGTCCCTTGTTTTTGTCCAGAACGAGGAGTGTGTCTGCCCACCGTGTCGCTATGGATACTCTTTGTGTACATCGAGGCCGCCATCCGCTTCAAAGACCTGAAGAACTTCCATGTTGACCTGTGTCGTCCGTTTGCTGCTCACTGGTAACCCACCCTAACTTCTGCACCTGCTCTCGGCAGTTTTAGTCATGCAACCGCAGAGATGAACACATCTGACCTATGCAAATTGTGGAAGAGAGCAAAATGTTGGAGTGAAGTTAACACGCAAACCAAGGTATCCTGTGAAAAATGTGACCTTTTTACCCATGTCAGGGCTTTCCCCACTGTCGCATAGAGGCATACCTCCATGCCTCTTTACTGGCTTGCATCCTACTTGCTCAAGTACCTTCAAATTGAAAATATGTTAACAAACGTTTAGGTTCTCAGCACAAACATGACTTATCGGAGACTGAACCTGGACAAATGTATGCACCAAAACACGTGGTGTAGTGGAACAGTGATGTCACTGTCATTGTGAAATAATGGACCACATCATTCTGTGTGAGTCAGGTTTTTCCACTCTGTTTCATAATGACTGGCGGTGAACGGTGCTGCTTGGTATCGTATTTCTACACGGTAACCACTTCTCCCACCAAGAGATGAAATGTCCCTCTTGATTATTTTTTCTATTCCGAAAATGTACACATGAACATAGAAGATGAACACTCCCTTCCGGAGAATACATTAGAGACGTATTGATCTATCAAGGAATTGGTTTCAAATAAACCGGCCATGTTATGAATATTACCGGTACTTGGAATGTTGTTGGGTCAGCCCACTCTTGGTACAGAATAACGACTGTGCTTAAAAGAGGAAAAGGCGGTAATTGCGAAATGACCCAGGTCGGTATGCTCTTTCCCTTCCCTCACAGCATCGGGTACCCGGTGGTCACGCTGGGCTTCGGCTTCAAGAGCTACGTCAGCTACAAGATGCGCCTCCGCAAACAGAAGGAGGTGCAGAAGGAGAACGAGTTCTACatgcagctgctgcagcaggcgCTGCCTCCTGAGCAACAGATGCTGCAGCGGCAGGAGAGGGAGGCCGAGgaaggtgagacacacacacacacacacacacacacacacacacacacacacacacacacacacacacacacacacacacacacacacacacacacacacacacacacacacacacacacacacacacacacacacacacacacggggggggggggggggggggtcatttgtgtagttgtgtatggCCAGTCCGAACATGTATATGAATAGCCAATAAGTCAGAACTAGTTGGGCATATGgataattgattgattgattgatgaggCGTTGCGTAGATGGGGATGAACACTGCCTTGTTCCGTCCCAATAGTTCAACAACCACATATCTAATTTGTGTTAAGATACTTAAGGCCAGGTACCGGGGCACGTATGATGACCTGATTGTGACAACACACTGCTCTCATGTGGctaaggggtgagagagagggtgtgctACCGGACCTCCAAACAAGCTTCGCTGCTTCTCTCTCCTACAGCGGCTCTATCCAAGGGGGTGACGGTGACGGAGGTGGAGCCCACGCCGCCGGTGTGTCAGAACGGCGCTCCGCCGGGGAAGAAGAGCTCCCAGAGCGCCCAGCTTCCGGAGCTGGAGTACCGGGAGAAAGGGCGGGACAGCAacgggaaggagagggagggtaaAAAACTGCACCCGGTtgggatcaacaacaacagcatcgTGCACACGATAGACTCCAGGGTGCAGGAGACGGACTTTGTGGAGAACCACATCGGGGGGAAGAGACTGAACAATGACTTGGTGGGGGAGCACACGCACGCCGACCCCACTCAGATCCCCAAAGAGGAAACGGCCACAACAACGGCTGTGGCTGCAACAGCGGGGAAAAGCACGAAAAATCTGGGCGGAGGGGGTGGGGCCGggtccagctcctccccccGAAGCCACGGCTCGTCCAATGGGAGCGTGCCGTCGGGTTCCACGTCCTCCAGTAAGAACGAGAAGAAGCAGAAGGGAGGCGGGAAGAGTCCCAAAGACCCGGTGGAGAACTGCATCCCTAATAACCAGCTGGGCAAGACGGACACGTTAGTACGGTACGTTGGAAGTACGGTGTGTTTGTAGTACGTTACCATGGTGTGCAATAGGattgggaaaaataatcgattctttgatgcatcgcgattctctctagaaagattccgtctcgatgcagctaaattaataatcggtatttaaaaaataatatatatttttaatttgcttgcctgctgcaacattgtgTTTGCCAGAGAgggatcattttagttttttttgatCTTCAGTGtctattggccaatctgatttgtcttgacacgattgtgATTCAGCCTACACATAGCATGCATGCAAACTCACAGCccgacacaagaactccttctaattcaagagcagctttttatTTGATGTCATAGAAAAGAAAAATTAGAAATAAAATggaactgaaacctatttttgacatacttccatattgtgttgtaatgcaagctgcattgattattgcattgttcatagaaagtcatgtTTGTGACACAAGCTTTCTCTCTAATTAGTAATTACATATTAAATAAGTTAATTCATcagttgatgtctttaatgatcatcacaaaagtaggaagtgattagcaaactcgagtagcaaactcagatgtttatatatatttttgaaaatcacgcatggaaatgtgcATAAAGaaaattgttgcatcgataatcgctttagaatcgaatcgttgacctcataatcggaatcgaatcgcgacgtgccaagagattcccatccctagtatgCAAGTCATTTGTGTTGGTATGGTAAGATAGTAGCACGCTCGCTAGTAGGTTAGGTCAGACGGACAGGGCGGGCGGCCTGTGAGTATGGCGTGTTTGTGCAGAACACTAAGGTATGTTGGTCCCTAATTACCAGCTGTGCCATGTGTACAAGAACGGTGAGGCAGTCCACCCACCCTCATCTCTCTGGCAAAAACTTTAATCAATGCATTTTCTGTGAATCAAAAAGAGGAATTAAtcatgttgtgtgaaatgaagccatttcacactacatcacagaaagattttttttttttgcattataaGTTTCATGAAGAATCAAAGGTGTCTTTGTGTTAGAGGCTTGATGAGGAGTTATTCCAATTTGTTAACTTAGTAGCTGTAATGATGTAAATGATAAATGCTGCTCCGTGCCTCATTGATTATAGATTGTGTATTGGATTGGACATTTGCCGATGTTGAAGAAAGAAATAATCACAACCTGTCCATGGCCTGTCCTGTCCTTACTTGGCACAACTGGGACCTTGATCcatcctctctgtatctctcaaTCTCATTCATCCCTCGAACTCCTTCACCCAACCTGTAACACCCTGACCTGTGCCTCCCCTTCCAGGCTGGAGCAGGACGTGAAGCGTCTGAAGGCGGACCTGCAGGCCAGCCGGCAGCTGGAGTCAGAGCTCCGCAGCCAGCTGTCCTCCCTCAGCAGCCAGGACCGCAGCCTGCGCTCCGAGCTGGGCCAGCTCCGCCAGGACAATGAGCTGCTGCAGAACAAGTAAGGACGGCTGGAATGTATGG
Proteins encoded:
- the maco1a gene encoding macoilin-1 isoform X4; the encoded protein is MLLFENMITFLYLKFLVVWVLVLLADFVLEFRFEYLWPFWLFIRSVYDSFRYQGLAFSVFFVCVAFTSDIICLLFIPVQWLFFAASTYVWVQYVWHTERGVCLPTVSLWILFVYIEAAIRFKDLKNFHVDLCRPFAAHCIGYPVVTLGFGFKSYVSYKMRLRKQKEVQKENEFYMQLLQQALPPEQQMLQRQEREAEEAALSKGVTVTEVEPTPPVCQNGAPPGKKSSQSAQLPELEYREKGRDSNGKEREGKKLHPVGINNNSIVHTIDSRVQETDFVENHIGGKRLNNDLVGEHTHADPTQIPKEETATTTAVAATAGKSTKNLGGGGGAGSSSSPRSHGSSNGSVPSGSTSSSKNEKKQKGGGKSPKDPVENCIPNNQLGKTDTLVRLEQDVKRLKADLQASRQLESELRSQLSSLSSQDRSLRSELGQLRQDNELLQNKLHSAVQAKQKDKQTISQLEKRLKAEQEARALAEKQLTDERKRKKVEEATAARAVALAAATRGECTDSLRGRIRDLETECKKMGMDVKLKEEQIRDLDGKCQELRKYKENEKDTEVLMSALSAMQEKTQHLENSLSAETRIKLDLFSALGDAKRQLEIAQGQLHQREQEIADLKQRIAEVMAVMPSLSYSSDGGNHSPVAPHYSSKFMDSSPSSLDPNASVYQPLKK
- the maco1a gene encoding macoilin-1 isoform X5; amino-acid sequence: MLFHSTFLYLKFLVVWVLVLLADFVLEFRFEYLWPFWLFIRSVYDSFRYQGLAFSVFFVCVAFTSDIICLLFIPVQWLFFAASTYVWVQYVWHTERGVCLPTVSLWILFVYIEAAIRFKDLKNFHVDLCRPFAAHCIGYPVVTLGFGFKSYVSYKMRLRKQKEVQKENEFYMQLLQQALPPEQQMLQRQEREAEEAALSKGVTVTEVEPTPPVCQNGAPPGKKSSQSAQLPELEYREKGRDSNGKEREGKKLHPVGINNNSIVHTIDSRVQETDFVENHIGGKRLNNDLVGEHTHADPTQIPKEETATTTAVAATAGKSTKNLGGGGGAGSSSSPRSHGSSNGSVPSGSTSSSKNEKKQKGGGKSPKDPVENCIPNNQLGKTDTLVRLEQDVKRLKADLQASRQLESELRSQLSSLSSQDRSLRSELGQLRQDNELLQNKLHSAVQAKQKDKQTISQLEKRLKAEQEARALAEKQLTDERKRKKVEEATAARAVALAAATRGECTDSLRGRIRDLETECKKMGMDVKLKEEQIRDLDGKCQELRKYKENEKDTEVLMSALSAMQEKTQHLENSLSAETRIKLDLFSALGDAKRQLEIAQGQLHQREQEIADLKQRIAEVMAVMPSLSYSSDGGNHSPVAPHYSSKFMDSSPSSLDPNASVYQPLKK